A window of Mucilaginibacter robiniae genomic DNA:
TGACCAGGCTGGCTCACAAGGACGGCATTCTAACCGTCGTTATGCAATGCGGGCAGGTGCTCACAGAACTTCATGAGGCGCTGAAATACTTTAACCGCCATGATCGCCAAGATACCTAAACCCGGCAAAAGCTTCGGCGGCTGCGTGGCGTATAACCTGCTGAAGCCAGATGCAGAAATCTTGTATGCAGACGGTATCAGAACGGACAACATCAAGCATACCATCGCAGACTTCAACATGCAGCGCAAGTTGAATCCAGGCTTAGGGCAGGCGGTTGGCCATATCGCCCTGAGCTGGAGCCCGAACGATGAGGACAAGTTAAGCGATGAGGTGATGACCGGTATAGCCCTAGAGTACCTGCAAAAAATGAAGATTGATAATACACAGGTGCTACTCGTCAGGCATCAGGATAAAGTGCATCCCCATGTCCATATCATTTACAACCGGGTGAACTATGAGGGCAAGACGATATCCGATAATTTCCAGCGGCAGAAAAGTGCTAAGATCTGTAAGGCACTCACCTTGAAGTACGGCTTTTACCTAGCCCAAGATAAAAAACAGGTTAATCGGCAGCAGCTCAAAGGAGCCGACCAGGTCAAATATGAACTGCATGACAAGATCAAAGCCGTAAGTAAAGGGGTGACCACGATGGAAGAACTCAAAAGGGAACTGGCGAAGCAAGGCCTCGGTATGCTGTTCAAGTACAAGAGCGGCACGACAGAGGTGCAGGGTATCAGCTTCAGCGAAGGCAAATACAAATTTAAAGGCTCGGAGATTGACAGGAGTTTAAGCTATGGCAAACTAAGCAGCCAGCTGGTGGAACAGGCGCAGCAAAAAGAGGCATTAGCGCAGCAGCACAGCTTGGCCGACCAGTTAAGGGAGATAGTGAGCCGGGAACAGAGCAAGGTACCAAGCCAAGGTACACCACAGCTGCAACCTGCTTTTGAGACACCGATACCTTTGCCGGTGATCGTACCGGAACCGGAGGAGCCTAATTGGAGGCGCAAAAAGAAAGGCCAGGGTGAAGATGAAAGTAAGAGCCGGGGTATACGCAGATAGTTACAACAATTAAGAGTTATCAATTATGGAAAACCAACCACAGAATAACATGCAGCAGGAGATCATTGAAAGTTTTGCCAAAAAGGTCAATGAACTGGATAAGCGGCAAAGCAAGATAGAAACCCTGGAATTGGAAAGTTTGCCACAGCAAATGAAAGAGATGGATAAAAGCATTAATGAGCTCAGGGAAACGAAAACTTTGGATTTCAGCAATCAACTTTCCCAGTATGGCGAGCTGCTCATTGGCGTGAAAGATCAGGTTACTGCCATCCCTAAAGAAATTCCCGTTAAGACGAAAATTGAATTTGATACCAAGGCTAAGTTTGTCATCAAGGTAATCTTAGGGCTAAGTCTCGCCGTAGTGACATTGACAGGTGTCGTTGTAGCTCTATTCGTAAACGTCAGCCACAGGGCCGATGACGAAAACAGATACAAGGTCGTAAAGGGCTTTTATCCTGAGGTCAGTCACCAGGTAGACAGCGCTTATGTGGTAAACAAGGATTCTTTACTTGAGCAGGCGGAAATCAATATCGAGCATCAAAAGCAGGTGCTGGAAGCCGAGTATCAGGCCAGGCAGGCTGAGGAAAGCAGCAAAACAGCCAAGAAGCAATTAAACGAGCTGCGCAAGCAGCATAAAAAACGTTAAACCGTTATGATAAATCACCCCATATTCATACTTTCAGCTATGAATATGGGTTCGTTCAGGTCTATTCTTCTGCTGACATATGTTTTGACGGTTACCTGTGTTGCTAAGGCGCAGGATGATCATCAAATCTTCATTGGTCAGAAAGCCGACGTGGTGCAAAAGCTGGTGGCCGACGAAGTACAGGGACACTACAATGCCGGAGGCTATCTGGTCAAAATGAGCGCCCATACGATTGATTATAAGGGTAAGCCAGTAACCATTGTGCTATGCAAGGAAAACGTCTTAAACGGCAGCATCAATAAGGGTATCAATCTTTGTATCAATTACTTTATTGCTGGAGATATAGTAGCTTACATAGCAACAGAATATAAGAACTTGAGTGAAAGCGAGGTGAAGAATGGATTGCTGTCGGCAGGAAATTTGACCAATGTTGCCGGTTATTACTTTGAAAAAGATTACCAGTACTATCATCACTTGGTAAACACCAAAGAGGGTTTGGTAGTCGATGAGTACCGAAAAACGGTACTGGAGCAACTGCCAGCCAGTGTTAGGGAACAACTTAAGATGATTTCAGGTAAGTGGTAGGATTGCCTTTTACTATGTCCGATTTTATAAACTGCAACATAAGGAGTCATACTTCGTGACCGCCATACCTAATCCCACGATACATTTTGGCTAAACACCGACTGGCATACCTTGGAATTTATCTAGCCCCGCAGCTCACCCATTACTTAACTTGACATGGACAGTTTTTTAAATCCACCTGATACATCAAAGTATCAAACTTTTTGTCAGGATAAGTAGCTATTAAACTGTCAGTAAACCTTTTAACGTCTAAGGTTATATGTTTTGTAGATATTAAGTCGTCATCCGCTTCTTTAATTATCTTATTAAGTACAGTGACGTCATCATAAGTAGCATGAATGTTTAGACATTGCGATGTATATCGGTTTAAATCAAGTTTTACTTCTTTTGAATTTATACGCACCAACAGTAGGTTCACTTTTGTCGAATCGATATCAAAACACTTTAGAATTTTTGCATTGTCTGGATGCAAATCGTCGGCGCTTATGCTAGTGTCGACAAGCTTTTTATGATTAAGGTACACTTGTACATGACGATTTGCAATTTTCATTACTCCTCCTGGATCGACGAAAATAGCGACTGCCTTGTTCCCGGAATTTTGTTTACATCCAAACGCTAATAGGAGGTCAAGTAGTAAAATTAGTTTTGGAATTTTCATATTAGTTCTTAATTGGTTTTATAATGAGCATTCCATGTCTTCTATCACCGGTGTAAGGCCTTTCGTTTGTTGACACGTCGTTCGTTACGCCTTCATTTTGCCGATTTGTAATAATCGCACGGTTGTATCCGCGATCAATCTTCGGATTTTTGTTATTATCATAAATTCCTATCATCTCCCAATTTGTAAAATTGTTTCCGTGATTAGTGCCACCGTTATAATCCATAGGATCAGTTTTATCACCATCGAAATGGTCTATAAAACCTAGTTCATGCCCCACTTCATGGTAAGCATAATCAAGCAACGCAGCCATCGGCGAGTCTTGAACAAAAGCAACTAAGCCATAAGCTTTGTTGGTGACACCCGCCGCATCTGTAACCCCATTAGCTGATTTGCCAGTTACCTTTGAAACAACGGCTACAACATTATCTCCCCGCTTGACATCTTCTACTGAGTGTGCAGCAGTAAATTTGGAATCTATCTTGTAAGTATAGTGCGTCACTGTACCATTCTTGTTTTTAACTGTTTCAGAGCCGGTTGAGTTATTGAGTTTATCATTAAGTGCACCTGCAAGCGCATCAGCCTTACCCTGTCCTGTAGCATCATAAACTTTACCAGTAATAGTTGTAGTTCTTGTTATATAGATGTGTTTTCCTTTAACTATTGGTGTTGATTCCGCGGTTTTAACCGAGTCGCCATTCACATCTATGTTCTTAATAGGATCTAAAGCCGCATACTGATACGTGCTTACTCCCTGAAACTTCTCCGCATATTTATCGATCACCAGGAACCTACCTATTACCGGATCATAAAAGCGAGATCCGTAATCATATTGTCCAAGTTCTTCTTGCAATTCCTTTTTGTTGTACAAATACGGGGTCTTGTTTCCGAATGCGTACCGGTTGTAGTTTAACCCATAAGGATAGTAGTCATCTTGCTGAATCATCCTGGCAGTACCATTATTGTTGTCGAAACTAACTCGCGAGTTACTTAGATGGTCAGAAAGAGAGTACTCATAGCTGTAATCTCCATTACTTTGATTTCGTCTGGCTAAGCCGTCCGTTGTTCGAATGTATTCAATTGCCCCATTCTTATATTGAATACCGTTTACATAATCTGTTGCACCTACGGAACTATTACTGCTCACTCTCCGCAATTTATTTCCATCTGCGTCGTAAGTGTAAGCTAAAGTTTTACTCCCTGTGAAATTTTGAGGAAGATTCAAAAAATTATAACTAACGTGTACATCATTCCTTGAGTCATAAGTCGCATTTCCGTTTCCGTCATATTCATAGGGATTATTAACTAAGTTATCCACGGTTTTCAATTGATTCCCATCATAATGATAAACAAGATTCACTGTTGCTGGTATTCGTGGGTCTGTTCTGCTCAAGGTTAAAAGGTTTCCTCCTTTATCATAGGTGATATTTTGTTCTGTAAAATTTTCGTTTGATATACCAGCAGTTAATCTGTTTAGCTTGTCATAGTTATAAGCATAATTTTTGGACAGCAAATTGCCTGTTCCCCAGTACTGATTAGCAATATTGCCATTAAATTGAGGGTTTGTGCCATCGTTATATTTCAGCTGCATCACGAACAAACTTGAACTGTCCTTTGTCAGCCAGCCTCGCTCATTATAGGAATAACCAATGTCCTGCAAAAATGATGCGCCCGAATTCGTAGCATTCAGGTGCTTGATCCTTACTTGACCGACTTCATTATAATCTTGCTTAGAGGTTAATGTATTGGGCCCGTTGTTTATCCTATTCCATGCTTGTATCTGTCTGCCTCTATGATCATAGACCAAACTATCGACAATCGTTGTAAGTGCCCCAGTGGACACATGATGGTTGCGAGTGGAAGCTATCAACACGTCTGTAAAATTGTACGTATTGCTTGTTTCGTCGTAATTAGCAACGTTGAGATTCGATGAGCCTCCCAAATAGTGTTGAGCAAAGGTCTTTGTAAGCCGGCCATTGTCATCATAATAATGTACTGACCAAAGCATATCTGATGTTCCCAAGACATTGCTGAGTGCAATAGTCAGTAGTCCTTTAGTCATTGCACTGTAGCTTAAATGCTTATCATAGATACTGGGAAGGTTCGGTACAATATAATCATCATAATAATTAACCGTTAAAACCTTTTGTATATTATTGGTAGGAAAACTAACCGATGAATAATAGTAATTACTTGCATTGTTGTTGTCCCGTGATTCCCAGTTTTGGCTTATGGCATCCACTTGGGATTGCAGGTTAATTCTGCTAATTGCCGTTCCCCCATTATTCCAAACCCCGGTTAGTACTACCTTACCAAATGCATCATATTTGGTAAAAGACCATTGATTAGTCAACCTTAAAACTGAATCTTGGTATGCAACAGCCTGATCAAGCTTATTAAAGACTGTATACTCACGTCCCTTACCGGGGATTTTCTTTTCTACGACGCGATTTCGGCCATCATACTGATACTGATACCCCAACTTGCTTAATGCACTTAGGGTTATTCCACCATTGTCAGGCTCGATTGCAGGAGGAAGTA
This region includes:
- a CDS encoding relaxase/mobilization nuclease domain-containing protein produces the protein MIAKIPKPGKSFGGCVAYNLLKPDAEILYADGIRTDNIKHTIADFNMQRKLNPGLGQAVGHIALSWSPNDEDKLSDEVMTGIALEYLQKMKIDNTQVLLVRHQDKVHPHVHIIYNRVNYEGKTISDNFQRQKSAKICKALTLKYGFYLAQDKKQVNRQQLKGADQVKYELHDKIKAVSKGVTTMEELKRELAKQGLGMLFKYKSGTTEVQGISFSEGKYKFKGSEIDRSLSYGKLSSQLVEQAQQKEALAQQHSLADQLREIVSREQSKVPSQGTPQLQPAFETPIPLPVIVPEPEEPNWRRKKKGQGEDESKSRGIRR
- a CDS encoding DUF6443 domain-containing protein → MKPGTLSLTKVFGILMVNLLFFAANTYAQRDTTLNQPNQSGTFVAPHAIRLAPGFSTAAGQSFRAYIDPNINQCQPLNLQLSNNQNYIVTYTPLVAGVTNPAATNNSACNVMVDVQYFDGLGRPLQNIEVKGSPTFRDIVQPIAYDAYNRETTKYLSYTVNSSTSSNGSFQTNAIADQGSFYANPTNPTTWNAPGVPKINFPYMETGFEPSPLNRVLEQGSPGDNWQLTGKPGATNPGHTVKYEYATNDASSLTSGSGRWAKMYGVALDANGKPTLVDQGSYGANQLYVTITKDQNWVNADGKDGIVEEYKDKQGRIVLNRAYNNGGVAHSTYFVFDDIGNLSYVLPPAIEPDNGGITLSALSKLGYQYQYDGRNRVVEKKIPGKGREYTVFNKLDQAVAYQDSVLRLTNQWSFTKYDAFGKVVLTGVWNNGGTAISRINLQSQVDAISQNWESRDNNNASNYYYSSVSFPTNNIQKVLTVNYYDDYIVPNLPSIYDKHLSYSAMTKGLLTIALSNVLGTSDMLWSVHYYDDNGRLTKTFAQHYLGGSSNLNVANYDETSNTYNFTDVLIASTRNHHVSTGALTTIVDSLVYDHRGRQIQAWNRINNGPNTLTSKQDYNEVGQVRIKHLNATNSGASFLQDIGYSYNERGWLTKDSSSLFVMQLKYNDGTNPQFNGNIANQYWGTGNLLSKNYAYNYDKLNRLTAGISNENFTEQNITYDKGGNLLTLSRTDPRIPATVNLVYHYDGNQLKTVDNLVNNPYEYDGNGNATYDSRNDVHVSYNFLNLPQNFTGSKTLAYTYDADGNKLRRVSSNSSVGATDYVNGIQYKNGAIEYIRTTDGLARRNQSNGDYSYEYSLSDHLSNSRVSFDNNNGTARMIQQDDYYPYGLNYNRYAFGNKTPYLYNKKELQEELGQYDYGSRFYDPVIGRFLVIDKYAEKFQGVSTYQYAALDPIKNIDVNGDSVKTAESTPIVKGKHIYITRTTTITGKVYDATGQGKADALAGALNDKLNNSTGSETVKNKNGTVTHYTYKIDSKFTAAHSVEDVKRGDNVVAVVSKVTGKSANGVTDAAGVTNKAYGLVAFVQDSPMAALLDYAYHEVGHELGFIDHFDGDKTDPMDYNGGTNHGNNFTNWEMIGIYDNNKNPKIDRGYNRAIITNRQNEGVTNDVSTNERPYTGDRRHGMLIIKPIKN